TTTCTCGACCGTGTACTTCAAAAAGATGCTTCCGTGTGACTACCACCCAATACTGTTGCAAAGCATTCTCATCACCGCACCCACAAGGATCGCGAAAGGAAAATAAAACAATCCTGCCTCTAACAAAACATAAATTTGGTGATTTGTATGGTGAGAACAATCGAAAAGGTCCAATCGATTGCGCTGGCCTCCATACATAAAATACGCCCAGACATTTAAAGACATCATAAATCCCTAGTTCGAACACTACATGCTTTTATTCAAGAGACCTAGATGGCTAGATGTGGTCAGCCCCAATACCCAGTCCTCCCTAGTTGAAAAAGCAAATTCCACAAAAGACATAGCAATGCATATCCATCATCCCTTGCCTTCTTCCAGAGTAGCCCGTAACACATGGTCAGCCACGAAATTCTCATGCTCATCCCGCAGACGAAATACCTCAAAAACAGCTGTTTGACGGAAAGTGGCCAAGTTTTTCTGCATAATTCATTGGTAGCGGCATGCAAATAACATCTATCTTGGGAACAAAAAAAAACAGCATCCCGTTTAACAACAAGATTATGAAAAAACATAGCAGACTCTATCACCTTATTCAGTGGCCACATCATTTTGTCCCCATCGTGCTGCCCAATCGCGTGGAGCTTACACATTCCGGACTAGGCAAACAAACATGTCATCTCCACCAGGCGTCCACTTACAAAAACGTTGGGAAACTTACAAACATTCATTTACCTTGTGAAGACGTCACGGGTTATCTTCGGGAACTTGCGCTTCCATCTGTCAGCTGAACAAAGTCATTTCGCAAAGAACTCATTTAGACAGCTGAACAAAGCTGTGTGAATCTGTGACACGGCTCCTGGTGGGTCGTGTGCCGCAGCTTTGCTCCCGCAACTTGGGCACACAATCCGCCATCTTCATCGCTTGGACGTCGATCGGCACTATCCGCTCCCACCGCGGGCGACCTCATGCGACGTCACGAAGCACACGCACCTGCTCGAGCTGCTTTACCACCTGGTCGTGCCAGCGGTGCCCATGCTCACTGACACGGAGAATGCACACAATACCCTGCCGTTTTTCGGAGAAATCGAAGTGCATATCTCTGTCCCTGAGGAGCAGCAACCGGGCGGCAGCAGCCAAGGCCAGGAGGAGAAGCCTTGCACTGGCACCGGCAGCGAGCACATGATGACGCAACTGTTCGAGTTCATCGTGTTGAAGCTCAAGGGTGGTCGCCTTGGCAAGGTGATAAAGCCGGTTGAGCTTGTGGTCAAGGCATTGTGGAAGCTGCTCGCCGGTATACCTAGTATGCATGTTGGGCCCTTCATGTCTGCCGGCGCCAACCAGTAGGAGATCACGATCCCACCGGTGTTCGAGCTGGTTAGCTCCGGCGTTAAGTTTCCGCCCACCAATGGCAACATGTCTAGTGCGTCAACTATCGCATTCAACCGCAAGACAGCGACACTCTACCTCCCCGCGGTGACCCTCGACGGCAACACAGAGGTGGTGCTCCAGAACCTGATCGCCTTCGAGTCATCCGCCGCGTCAGGCCCGCTGGTGCTCACCCGGTACACGGAGCTCATGAAAGGCATCGTTGACACGGACGACGACGTTGCACTGCTCCGCAAGCGGGGCATCGTGCTCAACCACATGAAGAACAGGGACAGTGAGGGGGCCAACCTGTGCAACGGCATGAGCCGGTCGGTGCAGCACTCCAAGGTGCCGACCATGGACAAGGTTATCGAGGACGTGAACCGCTACTACGATGGTCGGTGGCGCGTCAAGATGAAGCGGTTCATGCACAAGTACGTGCTCAGCTCGTGGAAGATTCTcaccttcctcgccgccatcAACATACTGCTGCTCACCACGTTGCAGGTCTTCAGCTCCATTTACACATGCTTCTAATGGTGGTTCGGTGACggcgcactagtagaaaaagggcctattgtcccggttggtaagggccttttgtccccgtttttgaaccgggactaaagggtcgttactaatgccctaaccctttagtcccggttcttacatgaaccgggacagatgggcctccacgtggccggtgcggcgagcccaggcaggagggcctttggtcccggttggtggcactaaccgggaccaataggcatccacgcgtcagcatttcaggggctggggtttttgtttttttaaaagGGGGGGGGGTGGtttggggttttggggggttaatttaggtgtttcatatattgtgttagctagctaattaatagagagaagtgtcctctcttatctccgtgcttggtcgacactacgtactatatacgtatggagaggactagatacgctagctagtaagcaaatgaaggaaacagaagatcgtcatgaacatatgcatacagagagaagtgatattgaccacctctccttctccgagagattggtcgaacaactagttctcgtatatctatccgacactaccggctacatatatacaataattatctcttataatataatctcctaattaaattgtaagaacacagggtccacatactattctccgttttcagcgatcacgtggtcaaggaagaatgccgccaattcctcttgaagctaggagttcatcccacatccgaaagatctaatttgaagatgggggtcaatatatatatatatatatatatatatatatatatatatatatatatatatatatatatatatatatatatatatatatatatatgaataaatgaaactcaacacaaatgatggtaataaaataaaattgtgaatattattgcttacgcacttcatattgttcgtcagagtagccccgctcacaggtcgtgtagcggatgaactcgcaaatgtagtatccacagtaattattcctgggttcctgccacaaccactttacaagaaatagaggtcaatcaaactgataagcaagcatgctaaatggtattgatgaaactagcgcatgaatcactaggagatgcgcggaacatgctactatagtacttactttcgggtgtctaaattgcagcttcttcggtagtcccagagcttttttggtgaattttctccaaaccctgccagacaaagaaaacaattacttgatatcaggaaatgaacaaagttgctgatatggtggataatgatcgatttaacttacttctcgagcatttgagtcatgtccgcatagtcctggggatcttttcatctcgagtctaagacggttactactccctgctcaagcttaatctctaggagaatatagtagaagctgcgcacgcatgcataagtcatcaattacattactataacctggactaataagggaaaccgcatatgcacaagacagtaacactcacttgaagttgtaaggaaagagtattatatctttgttttcatttatttccaacgatcgtagcaagttggcctcggtattttcggcatgatatttaacctcagttgcatctatgtgatttgtgttaatgaacccaatatcaccgatttgtcttttcttcaattcggcgatcttcaatctgcataatatagtgaggataattataaatacatgcaatgaaagagctgacctatatagagagacttaatgacataagtagtactacttacagatagtagcgagtgatcgttgatttatcgagggccttttgattgaaaaactggaagaactcctcaaatggaacattcaacagttcaattccaacgaggtcatgctcctctttaacactcagcgtcaaagtattcctcccccagactctctgcaggttttcatgtaccaatcatgtaatcttcgcatcatcgttgttaaagatctttcatctttgacgagaggcttcccgtaatggtatttgtgttcgtccacctccaagaaatcataatgtacatcgtcgggtatgtaatctccaagattgctataaccgggcaccatcctcggatcattagcgatgatgtcgctagacaccttgagcggggggcacgattggttcgcttgttcgccgagctgggcaattttttcccagctcgtcgttcttttaacctttgatcactgacagtacttcccgaccactccgcttcggcaaatgtctttgcaataatgcgctcatagttgcctctcggtggagactttggtggttttgtcagggcagccagagtgcgcttcgctttcaccggatctaccttctcctctggaggtggatgtttctttgctttcaccccttcaaagaagttcgtcacttcggctcgcacgatcttcgtggtttcctcctcggtcctctcgtatggtaacttctctggagtcttcagagaaggaccgaatctgtattgcctcccgcctctagcggtactgctagacgccggccgagcagacggagcggctgcggctgtgttctttccttgcttacgaggcggaggagaaggactacgacgcgccggagcagccggagcggcggcgggtctcttctgcccttgctgacgaggcggagaaggaggaggctggctgctctggcgcgccggtgcaggcggagaaggaggcggagtgccgccacgcgccggagaaggaggctgggtgccctgatcactcgccggaggaggaggcggagtgccgccacgcgccggagaaggaggctgagtgccctaatcactcgccggaggaggaggcggaggaggaggcggattgccctTACTCACCGGAGGcttccagttcggaaggttgatgagctccttccgccgtaggcatggagtcttcagagcagaacccagccgagtctccccttcaccggtagggtggtcaagctggaggtcctcaaatccctccgttatttcgtccaccgtcaccctagcatatccttctggaatcggacgacagtgaaaagttgcgccgggttcaggaggtcgaacacagccgccttgactttgaagttctgccattgcgtcataaggtggcaatgttgagactccgtgatagcatcc
The Aegilops tauschii subsp. strangulata cultivar AL8/78 chromosome 3, Aet v6.0, whole genome shotgun sequence genome window above contains:
- the LOC141020738 gene encoding putative UPF0481 protein At3g02645, producing MSSASTIAFNRKTATLYLPAVTLDGNTEVVLQNLIAFESSAASGPLVLTRYTELMKGIVDTDDDVALLRKRGIVLNHMKNRDSEGANLCNGMSRSVQHSKVPTMDKVIEDVNRYYDGRWRVKMKRFMHKYVLSSWKILTFLAAINILLLTTLQVFSSIYTCF